The genomic segment GTCGACGCGTCTCGCCGAGCAGCGCGAGGAGTTCGTCGCCGGCCTCACCGGCGTCATCGCCGACTGGCCCGCCGAACGCCTCCAGCGCTTCGTCGCCGACCTGGAGCAGTTCAACACCGACATCGAACGCGTCAGCGGACGTTCTTGGCCACGCCCGATGGCCGACGAACACTGACGGCGAAGACCGCGGGCGACCGCTGAGGGCGAGCGCCGACGGCTGACGGGCGAGCGCCGACGGCTCGGGGGACGGGCTGACCGCCGACGGGACGGGGAGGGGCTGACCGCCGGAGCGGCGGTCAGCCCGGGTGCGTCCGGTCCTGCGTCAGCTCACGCACACGATCCCGAGCAGGCAGAGCCCCGAAGGCGACGTCGTCGCCGTGTCGGAGCTCGAACCGTCTGACGTGTCCGAGCCCGTGCCGGTGCCCGAGCCCGTGTCCGAGCCGGAGTCGTTGCCGCTTCCCGAGCCCGAACCATTGCCGGTGCCGGTGTCCGAGCCGGTGCCCTGGCCCGTGTCGGCCGAGGAGTCGGAGTCGTCCGTGGCCGGGGGCGTGGTCGTCTCGTCCGTCGGGGTGCCGGTGGCGGCGTCGGTGCCCGTCCTGCCGGTGCCGGAGGAGCCGGACCGCGACCCCTGAGCGGGCGGCGTGGCCGAGGCCGTACGGGGGGAATTGGCGTGGTCCGTACGGGCGTTCGGCTTGTCCGCGGCGGAGCGGTCGCGCGAGGTGTCGCCGGACGGGGACCACGTCCTGGGGGTGTCCGAGGTGCGCTTGGCGTCGTCGGTCTCCGTCGCCGGCGTACGGCCGCGCTGCGAGCCCTGTTCCTCGACGGAGCCCAGGCTCTCGGCGTCCGGGGCCGTGGCCGCCTGGGTGCGGTCGGTGGACTGCCGGTCCATCCCCATGACGGTCAGTCCGCCGCCGACCAGCGCGACGGCGGTCGCGACCACGGCCCGGCGCTGGTTCTTCTTCCACCGCGCCAACTGGCGCCGCCGCGCGGCCCGCCCCTGCGGCGCCACCGGAACACCTTCGACGTCCA from the Streptomyces sp. NBC_00310 genome contains:
- a CDS encoding SCO2400 family protein yields the protein MDYCSSCRRHLNGALVCPGCGAYAPDIAPTTIDSRVAPSRSAGTTTGSVMIPLPPTTPAAPVPAATWEYGVRAGDGWHDAAPVEGFPADGAPVEGFPADGSPTDGSPTKGLPTVGAMSGSGYIDADADADLDMDVDVDVEGVPVAPQGRAARRRQLARWKKNQRRAVVATAVALVGGGLTVMGMDRQSTDRTQAATAPDAESLGSVEEQGSQRGRTPATETDDAKRTSDTPRTWSPSGDTSRDRSAADKPNARTDHANSPRTASATPPAQGSRSGSSGTGRTGTDAATGTPTDETTTPPATDDSDSSADTGQGTGSDTGTGNGSGSGSGNDSGSDTGSGTGTGSDTSDGSSSDTATTSPSGLCLLGIVCVS